One window of Anaerolineales bacterium genomic DNA carries:
- a CDS encoding class I SAM-dependent methyltransferase: MSDPFRRIKFDLAYLFGNAPWDGGISPPELYDFIAAHSAGRALDIGCGTGTNIITLANAGWQVTGFDFSPRAIKTAKRKIKKANVQASVFTDDATRMQYVSDAFDLALDLGCFHGIKNKADYLTQLTRVLAPNGFWLMYGFFKSAPHLSGPGLVDADLDLIQQYKLTLVSRKDGWDKRERPSAWFLWQLG; the protein is encoded by the coding sequence ATGAGTGATCCATTTCGCCGAATCAAATTCGATCTTGCCTACCTTTTCGGCAACGCGCCGTGGGACGGCGGAATCTCGCCCCCTGAACTTTACGATTTCATCGCCGCACATTCCGCCGGGCGCGCGCTCGACATCGGATGCGGGACGGGGACGAACATCATCACGCTCGCAAATGCAGGCTGGCAGGTGACGGGTTTCGATTTCTCACCGCGCGCGATCAAAACCGCCAAACGCAAAATCAAAAAAGCGAATGTACAGGCATCCGTCTTCACGGATGATGCAACCCGAATGCAATACGTCTCTGACGCATTCGACCTCGCGCTCGATCTCGGATGTTTCCATGGAATAAAGAACAAGGCGGATTATCTGACCCAATTGACCCGCGTCCTCGCCCCGAACGGATTCTGGCTTATGTATGGATTCTTCAAATCCGCGCCGCATCTTTCCGGTCCCGGACTTGTGGACGCCGATCTCGACCTTATCCAACAATACAAGCTGACTCTCGTTTCCCGCAAAGACGGCTGGGATAAACGCGAGCGGCCTTCGGCATGGTTTTTATGGCAGTTGGGTTGA
- a CDS encoding metalloenzyme domain-containing protein, protein MKILFLFLDGIGLGEDNPEINPFARAEMPYLKSLLGGKKFTKSAAPFESDILTLKAIDPNLGVKGLPQSATGQAVLLTGINIPAELGYHYGPKPNPEVAQYLDGKTVFSRVVQAGKKTALLNAYPPRYFDGIDSGKRLFSSIPLALTNAGISLFTDKDYHAGNALSADFTGEGWRSFLGFPDAPSFDPETAGDRLSQLARGYDFSFFEYWASDYAGHKQDMPWAVKQLEVFDGVLKGLIASWDRTNDLILLTSDHGNMEDLSTRKHTSAQVPLLLFGDKTNRDAFADASDLTGVAPVIGKLLVLN, encoded by the coding sequence ATGAAAATCCTCTTTCTTTTTCTCGACGGCATCGGTCTCGGCGAAGATAATCCTGAGATCAACCCTTTTGCCCGAGCGGAAATGCCCTATCTCAAATCGTTGCTCGGCGGAAAAAAATTCACCAAATCCGCCGCGCCGTTCGAGAGCGACATCCTCACTCTCAAAGCCATTGACCCCAATCTCGGAGTAAAGGGACTTCCCCAATCCGCAACTGGACAAGCCGTTTTGCTCACAGGCATCAATATCCCTGCCGAACTCGGCTACCATTACGGTCCCAAACCGAATCCTGAAGTTGCACAATATCTCGATGGCAAAACTGTTTTTTCTCGTGTTGTTCAGGCAGGCAAAAAAACGGCGCTTCTCAATGCGTATCCCCCGCGTTACTTCGATGGGATCGATTCCGGCAAGCGCTTATTTTCGTCCATCCCCCTTGCTTTGACCAATGCAGGAATATCCCTATTCACTGACAAAGATTACCATGCTGGCAATGCCCTCTCCGCCGACTTTACCGGCGAAGGCTGGCGCAGTTTCCTCGGCTTTCCCGATGCCCCGTCATTCGACCCGGAAACGGCTGGAGACAGACTCTCCCAACTCGCCCGCGGATATGATTTCTCTTTCTTCGAATATTGGGCAAGTGACTATGCCGGGCACAAACAGGATATGCCCTGGGCTGTCAAACAACTCGAAGTCTTCGATGGTGTGTTGAAAGGTTTGATTGCAAGTTGGGACAGGACAAACGATCTCATTCTGCTTACCTCCGACCATGGCAACATGGAAGACCTTTCCACGCGCAAACACACATCCGCACAGGTGCCGCTGTTATTATTTGGAGATAAAACAAATCGAGACGCCTTTGCAGACGCCTCGGATCTGACAGGGGTAGCGCCAGTCATTGGAAAACTATTGGTCTTGAATTGA
- a CDS encoding HEAT repeat domain-containing protein, translating to MDWFINPKQNEAKKLVALLADSGKRERAAQDLIRLGADAVPVLMDALQTQDPGLPAIYQQILARIPSASPELAKALTSAHPLIRGRVAEIFAISRDKSAVPVLIEALHGEFFTVKSRAAIALGNIGDARVLPELLPLLKDEENEVRIAACIAIGKFRDPSTFDELANVTLDDPVIEVREAAVKALGDSRHPAAIPFLMEALRDSFWWFEREQSTRDLFAAIENMGGDVVEPLIEALRDREGTVRRFAAMILGKLRDPRAIEELGMTLYDLHHDVSQAAAEALAQFGADAVGVLSEALSHPEAGVRERAIHGLGLIRDERVVPLLIERLNDPDRVVRKQAIQSLGDLQAKRAVPALQQIAADRSDRELAVLAKAAIGKIS from the coding sequence ATGGACTGGTTCATCAACCCGAAACAGAATGAAGCGAAAAAATTGGTCGCATTGCTTGCGGATTCCGGGAAACGCGAACGTGCCGCGCAGGACCTGATTCGACTCGGCGCTGATGCCGTCCCGGTGTTGATGGATGCGCTTCAAACCCAGGACCCCGGTTTGCCCGCCATCTATCAGCAGATCCTTGCCCGAATCCCATCCGCCTCTCCAGAACTGGCAAAAGCATTGACTTCCGCACATCCGTTGATTCGCGGACGAGTGGCGGAGATATTTGCGATCAGCAGGGATAAATCTGCTGTTCCGGTTTTGATCGAAGCCCTGCACGGAGAGTTTTTCACGGTAAAGTCGCGGGCGGCGATCGCGCTTGGAAACATTGGCGACGCGCGCGTTCTGCCCGAATTGCTTCCCTTGTTGAAAGACGAGGAGAACGAAGTGCGTATTGCGGCTTGTATCGCGATTGGAAAGTTCCGCGACCCATCCACGTTCGATGAACTCGCCAATGTGACCCTCGATGATCCGGTCATCGAGGTGCGCGAGGCGGCGGTGAAAGCGCTTGGCGATTCGCGCCACCCAGCGGCGATTCCGTTTCTCATGGAAGCCCTGCGAGATTCATTCTGGTGGTTCGAGCGCGAGCAATCCACCCGGGATCTGTTTGCCGCGATCGAGAACATGGGCGGGGACGTCGTCGAACCGTTGATCGAAGCGCTGAGAGACCGCGAAGGCACCGTCCGCAGGTTCGCCGCGATGATCTTGGGGAAACTACGCGACCCGCGCGCCATCGAAGAACTTGGGATGACATTGTATGATCTGCATCATGATGTGAGTCAGGCTGCGGCCGAGGCATTGGCTCAATTTGGCGCAGATGCTGTCGGCGTGTTAAGCGAAGCGTTATCTCATCCCGAAGCGGGGGTAAGGGAGAGGGCGATCCACGGCTTGGGATTGATCCGGGACGAGCGCGTTGTTCCTTTGTTGATCGAAAGGCTGAACGATCCCGACCGGGTTGTGAGGAAACAAGCCATCCAGTCTCTTGGCGACTTGCAGGCTAAACGCGCCGTTCCCGCGCTTCAGCAAATTGCCGCTGACCGGAGCGATCGTGAACTGGCTGTGCTTGCAAAGGCGGCGATCGGGAAAATAAGTTAA
- a CDS encoding SH3 domain-containing protein, which produces MKTRREFAIGVILILSILACNVPGSTGGGENPAQPSPGVTFVVVVENTPTTAPTDTPIPPTATQSIPPELTLSKNSNCRLGPSTFYNIVDQIASGKELPVIGRSEDNEWWQVVNDTGRECWIFFDNATPNQDFSSLSIGEAPPLPGIPLNFFVVDQQCLSAQKKFSVTLSWSSGGGETAFRVFRDGKQVIELKPTKFTYKDPAAPYNKNVTYEIESVNANGTSERAIQFVPPCK; this is translated from the coding sequence ATGAAAACGAGAAGAGAATTTGCCATCGGCGTCATTTTGATTCTTTCGATCCTTGCCTGCAATGTTCCGGGGAGTACAGGCGGAGGAGAAAACCCGGCTCAACCCAGCCCGGGCGTGACCTTTGTGGTCGTGGTTGAGAATACGCCGACAACCGCCCCGACCGATACGCCCATTCCGCCGACAGCCACCCAATCCATCCCGCCGGAGCTCACCCTTTCGAAAAACTCCAATTGCCGCCTGGGTCCCAGCACCTTCTACAACATCGTGGACCAGATCGCATCGGGGAAGGAATTGCCTGTGATCGGCCGCAGTGAAGACAATGAGTGGTGGCAGGTCGTGAACGATACGGGCCGCGAATGCTGGATCTTTTTCGATAACGCCACACCCAACCAGGATTTCAGTTCGCTCTCCATCGGCGAAGCCCCACCCCTGCCCGGCATTCCGTTGAACTTCTTCGTCGTAGACCAGCAGTGTCTTTCAGCGCAGAAAAAATTCTCGGTGACGTTGAGCTGGTCGAGCGGCGGCGGTGAGACGGCTTTCCGCGTCTTCCGCGACGGCAAGCAGGTGATCGAACTCAAGCCGACGAAATTCACGTACAAAGACCCCGCCGCGCCGTATAACAAGAACGTCACTTATGAGATCGAATCGGTGAATGCAAACGGAACGTCTGAGAGAGCGATCCAGTTCGTGCCGCCTTGCAAATAG
- the pdhA gene encoding pyruvate dehydrogenase (acetyl-transferring) E1 component subunit alpha, with translation MKKEQLLDLYHQMALIRRVEERGAELYQAGKIGGFMHLYIGQEAVSTGLIAAREPRDRVITAYRDHGVALNCGISANEVMAELLGKATGMSKGKGGSMHMADVSNNMWGGHAIVGGHLPIAAGFAVGDQYAKNDNITICMFGDGATNIGYFHEALNLAKTWGLRVLWVCENNQYGMGTSVERASAVDEIRQKAEGYGMKNAEVNGMDVMAVYEAAKEAMGFIRKEGQPFFLEVDTYRFRGHSMGDPERYRKAEEVKQWQENDPIGIFNKYLLDKKVATRKALDEIESRVEEEVAKAVEFAETSPEPAMEALFEDIYADN, from the coding sequence ATGAAGAAAGAACAACTGCTCGATCTATATCACCAGATGGCGCTGATCCGCCGTGTGGAAGAACGCGGCGCGGAGCTGTACCAGGCTGGCAAAATTGGCGGTTTCATGCACCTGTACATCGGGCAGGAAGCCGTCTCGACGGGTTTGATCGCGGCGCGTGAACCGCGTGACCGTGTCATCACCGCCTACCGCGACCATGGTGTGGCGTTGAATTGCGGCATCTCTGCCAATGAAGTGATGGCGGAGTTGCTGGGCAAGGCTACAGGCATGTCCAAGGGCAAGGGCGGCTCGATGCACATGGCGGACGTTTCCAACAATATGTGGGGCGGACACGCCATCGTGGGCGGGCACCTCCCCATCGCGGCGGGGTTTGCTGTCGGCGACCAATACGCCAAGAACGATAACATTACGATTTGCATGTTCGGCGACGGCGCGACCAACATCGGTTATTTCCACGAAGCGCTGAACCTTGCCAAGACCTGGGGCCTGCGCGTGCTTTGGGTCTGTGAGAATAATCAATACGGCATGGGCACTTCCGTAGAACGCGCCTCCGCGGTGGATGAGATCCGCCAGAAGGCGGAAGGCTATGGCATGAAGAACGCCGAGGTCAACGGCATGGATGTGATGGCGGTCTACGAGGCGGCGAAAGAGGCGATGGGCTTCATCCGCAAAGAAGGCCAGCCGTTCTTCCTTGAGGTGGATACCTATCGCTTCCGCGGTCACTCAATGGGTGACCCTGAACGGTATCGCAAAGCCGAAGAAGTGAAACAATGGCAGGAGAACGATCCAATCGGCATCTTCAACAAATATTTGTTGGACAAGAAGGTCGCCACCCGCAAGGCGTTGGATGAGATCGAATCGCGCGTGGAAGAAGAGGTTGCCAAGGCGGTTGAATTCGCCGAGACTTCTCCCGAGCCCGCGATGGAAGCCCTCTTCGAGGATATTTACGCGGATAACTAG
- a CDS encoding alpha-ketoacid dehydrogenase subunit beta, with protein MAKITMREAISQALMEEMDRDPAVFIMGEEVGVWGGTYAVTKGFYDKYGPDRIKDTPIAENAIIGGAIGAAMVGQRPIAELMTINFAFSAMDYIVNQAAKLRYMFGGQFMLPMVIRAVGGGGRQLGATHSQTPDAIFAHFPGLKVVSPGTPEDAKGLLKSAIRSNDPILFIEHATMYQVRGEVPEGEYLIPIGKSKVQREGSDLTIVTYCKGLELSMKAADELAKEGIQAEIVDLRTLRPLDMEPVLESFKKTNRAIVVEEGWKSYGVGSEIVSRIYEEAFDYVDAPILRVAQKEVPLPYNRTLEQAALPQVPDIVAAAKEVLR; from the coding sequence ATGGCAAAAATTACAATGCGCGAGGCGATCTCGCAAGCTCTTATGGAAGAAATGGACCGCGATCCCGCCGTCTTTATCATGGGCGAGGAAGTCGGTGTTTGGGGCGGTACCTACGCCGTCACCAAAGGTTTTTATGACAAGTACGGACCTGACCGCATCAAGGACACCCCCATCGCAGAAAACGCCATCATCGGCGGTGCGATCGGTGCCGCGATGGTCGGTCAACGCCCTATTGCAGAACTCATGACCATCAACTTCGCCTTCTCGGCGATGGATTACATCGTCAATCAGGCGGCAAAGTTGCGCTACATGTTCGGCGGACAGTTCATGCTCCCGATGGTGATTCGCGCCGTCGGCGGCGGTGGACGTCAACTCGGCGCGACGCACTCGCAGACTCCGGACGCCATCTTTGCACACTTCCCCGGTCTGAAGGTCGTCAGCCCCGGGACGCCGGAAGATGCCAAAGGATTGCTGAAATCAGCCATCCGGTCGAATGACCCGATCCTGTTCATCGAACACGCGACCATGTATCAGGTGCGCGGCGAAGTTCCGGAGGGCGAATATCTCATCCCGATTGGTAAATCCAAGGTACAACGCGAGGGCAGTGACCTGACCATCGTCACGTACTGCAAAGGTCTCGAACTCTCGATGAAAGCCGCCGACGAACTCGCCAAGGAAGGCATCCAGGCTGAGATCGTCGACCTGCGCACGCTCCGTCCGCTCGACATGGAGCCCGTGCTCGAGTCGTTCAAGAAAACTAATCGCGCCATCGTCGTCGAAGAAGGCTGGAAGTCGTACGGCGTCGGCTCGGAGATCGTCAGCCGCATTTACGAGGAAGCCTTCGATTACGTCGACGCGCCCATCCTCCGCGTTGCGCAAAAAGAAGTGCCGCTCCCCTACAACCGCACGCTCGAACAAGCCGCGCTCCCGCAAGTGCCCGACATCGTCGCCGCGGCAAAGGAGGTTTTGCGCTAA
- a CDS encoding 2-oxo acid dehydrogenase subunit E2, with protein MAETINMPKLGFDMAEGLLVRWVKQVGENINKGDVLAEIETDKATVEVESSASGVVLQHIVDQGTIVPVNAPIAVVGQAGEKVDAPVADSGKQKAEVKAEEKPAPPTQPTSAPVAQASSPADTGPVKASPLARKVAKDNGVNLASVQGTGPGGRVVRKDVEAALASNQSSVSSKPSTQPITSYQLPISLEDTTVQTTKLRQAIGRRLVESKQTIPHFYVTHEYKMDALMDMRNQANAYLPDGEKLSVNDFILKAVALTLRQFPNLNATIKGNEIIQFGHVNVGVAVTVPGGLMTVVVKDTDQKTMRQISAEVKAMAGRAREGKVKPDDVDGSTFSTSNLGMYDVEDFIAIINPPEAAILAISSAREVPVVEGSQIKPGWRMKSTISVDHRVSDGAEAAQFMQKLAEFLENPVRMLV; from the coding sequence ATGGCTGAAACCATCAACATGCCCAAACTCGGCTTCGACATGGCGGAGGGTCTGCTGGTCCGCTGGGTCAAGCAGGTTGGCGAAAACATCAACAAAGGCGACGTGCTCGCCGAGATCGAGACCGACAAGGCGACGGTGGAAGTGGAATCGTCTGCAAGCGGTGTGGTTCTGCAACACATCGTTGATCAGGGCACGATCGTTCCGGTGAACGCTCCCATTGCGGTGGTGGGACAGGCAGGGGAAAAAGTGGACGCGCCGGTTGCAGACAGTGGAAAGCAGAAAGCAGAAGTTAAGGCGGAGGAAAAACCTGCGCCTCCGACTCAGCCTACATCTGCCCCCGTTGCACAAGCCTCTTCTCCCGCTGATACCGGTCCCGTCAAAGCCAGCCCGCTCGCTCGCAAAGTTGCCAAAGATAACGGCGTCAACCTCGCATCCGTTCAAGGCACTGGTCCCGGCGGACGCGTGGTGCGCAAAGATGTGGAAGCCGCGTTGGCAAGTAATCAGTCGTCAGTAAGCAGTAAACCGTCTACTCAACCAATTACTTCTTACCAATTACCAATCTCTCTCGAAGACACAACTGTCCAAACCACCAAACTCCGCCAAGCCATTGGGCGCAGACTGGTCGAATCGAAGCAGACCATCCCCCACTTCTACGTGACGCACGAATACAAGATGGACGCGCTAATGGACATGCGCAATCAAGCCAACGCCTACTTGCCCGACGGTGAAAAACTTTCCGTCAACGATTTCATTCTCAAAGCGGTGGCACTCACTCTGCGTCAGTTCCCCAATCTCAATGCCACCATCAAGGGCAATGAGATCATCCAGTTCGGGCATGTCAACGTAGGTGTGGCAGTCACCGTCCCCGGCGGACTCATGACCGTTGTCGTCAAAGACACCGACCAGAAGACCATGCGCCAGATCTCTGCCGAAGTCAAAGCGATGGCAGGACGCGCCCGCGAAGGCAAAGTCAAACCGGACGATGTAGACGGCTCGACCTTCTCCACTTCCAATCTGGGGATGTATGACGTGGAAGACTTCATCGCCATCATCAATCCGCCCGAAGCCGCGATATTGGCGATTTCATCAGCAAGAGAAGTGCCTGTTGTCGAGGGCAGTCAGATCAAACCCGGCTGGCGGATGAAATCCACCATCTCCGTTGACCACCGGGTCAGCGATGGAGCCGAAGCTGCGCAGTTCATGCAGAAACTGGCGGAGTTTCTCGAAAACCCCGTCAGAATGTTGGTGTAA
- a CDS encoding helix-turn-helix domain-containing protein: MHCHRKYTPEPKKQGYPDSLRKRAMEMYVDGGNLRRIARHLKVAPQTVAYWVTDVAEALPNAPVPEEVKEAEMDEIFTFIGDKKTESTLSLW; this comes from the coding sequence ATGCACTGCCACCGCAAATACACGCCGGAACCGAAAAAGCAGGGGTATCCGGACAGTCTCCGCAAGCGAGCCATGGAAATGTACGTGGATGGAGGTAATCTGCGGCGGATAGCTCGTCATTTGAAAGTTGCGCCACAAACGGTGGCGTATTGGGTGACCGATGTAGCTGAGGCTTTACCGAACGCACCCGTGCCCGAAGAGGTCAAAGAAGCCGAAATGGATGAAATCTTCACCTTTATCGGCGATAAAAAAACAGAATCTACATTATCACTGTGGTAG
- a CDS encoding IS1 family transposase: MVWIRTQEAIQQVVDQAPKAKWYYSDGFDACKWLWYHFGRYEVSQGKTDTYSVEADNAELRHYLARLARKSRCFSRCPYALECALRLFVYCFNSRQLHKQRFPNYVSHVMDFVSPLF; this comes from the coding sequence GTGGTCTGGATCCGCACTCAGGAAGCCATCCAGCAAGTCGTGGATCAAGCGCCGAAAGCCAAGTGGTACTACAGTGATGGGTTTGATGCTTGCAAATGGCTTTGGTATCATTTCGGCAGGTACGAAGTTTCGCAAGGCAAGACGGACACATATTCAGTGGAAGCTGACAATGCCGAGCTGCGTCACTATCTGGCTCGTCTGGCTCGCAAATCCCGTTGTTTCTCACGCTGTCCATATGCGCTGGAGTGTGCTTTGCGCTTATTTGTCTATTGTTTCAACAGCAGGCAACTGCACAAGCAACGCTTTCCAAACTACGTCTCTCATGTGATGGACTTCGTTAGCCCACTGTTTTAG
- a CDS encoding aspartate aminotransferase family protein, which translates to MNNHLENDLNNLSILLERTKQVSDQYLSEIDQRPPATAYIKKGNLKISEQGLGAEKTLDLFLDRYGNQMPASNGPRFWGLVTGGTTPASLLGDWLTSAYDLNLSHAGNSVAPDIEMEAVSMLRELFGLPASFSGTFVTGATMSNFAGLAIAREWIGRQHGRSVSQDGLHAVPPVKILSAEAHASSFKSLGMLGLGRNSLIVIPRLPENREAVNVVELRKALEEMNGEPCIVIANAGTVNTVDFDDIRAIAALKSEFKFWLHVDAAFGGFAACSPKFKHLLNGIEHADSITIDAHKWLNVPYDAAMIFTQHRDLQIAVFQNSGAYLGAIAEPVDFIHLAPENSRRMRALPTWFSLMAYGKEGYQDIVERNCAMAEKLGAKISGSKEFRLLAPVRMNVVCFTLNGNVDAEKVKIFLAKLRDDGRVFMTPTTYLGSPGVRAAISNWRTEDKDVEIAWRAMLDCAR; encoded by the coding sequence ATGAACAATCACTTAGAAAATGACTTGAACAATTTATCTATTCTGTTGGAACGAACAAAGCAAGTATCCGATCAATATCTTTCCGAGATCGATCAACGTCCGCCAGCAACTGCATATATAAAAAAGGGAAATCTCAAAATCTCCGAACAAGGGCTTGGCGCGGAGAAAACGCTCGACCTTTTTCTCGACCGCTACGGGAATCAAATGCCTGCCAGCAATGGACCGCGCTTCTGGGGCCTGGTCACGGGCGGGACGACTCCCGCCTCCCTGCTCGGCGATTGGCTGACCTCTGCCTACGACCTGAATTTGAGCCACGCCGGGAACTCCGTCGCACCGGATATCGAAATGGAAGCGGTTTCCATGCTGCGAGAATTATTTGGATTACCCGCCTCTTTCTCTGGAACATTTGTAACCGGTGCAACGATGTCCAACTTTGCCGGTCTTGCCATCGCCCGCGAATGGATCGGACGTCAACACGGCAGGTCTGTTTCGCAGGATGGACTGCATGCAGTTCCTCCCGTGAAAATCTTGAGCGCAGAAGCCCATGCCAGTTCGTTCAAGTCGTTGGGAATGCTTGGGCTGGGAAGAAACTCCCTGATAGTCATCCCCAGACTTCCCGAAAATAGAGAGGCGGTGAACGTCGTCGAGTTGCGAAAAGCATTGGAGGAAATGAACGGCGAGCCCTGCATCGTGATCGCCAACGCAGGGACTGTCAACACCGTGGACTTTGACGATATCCGGGCGATTGCTGCCTTGAAATCGGAATTCAAATTCTGGCTGCATGTGGATGCGGCGTTCGGCGGGTTTGCTGCTTGTTCGCCGAAGTTCAAGCATTTGCTCAACGGCATCGAACACGCGGACAGCATCACCATCGATGCGCACAAATGGCTGAATGTGCCATACGATGCGGCGATGATTTTCACACAGCATCGTGACCTGCAAATCGCTGTCTTCCAAAATAGCGGAGCCTATCTCGGCGCGATCGCCGAACCCGTGGACTTTATCCACCTCGCGCCTGAAAACTCCCGCCGTATGCGTGCCCTGCCTACATGGTTTAGCCTGATGGCGTATGGCAAAGAGGGTTATCAGGATATCGTTGAAAGAAATTGCGCGATGGCTGAAAAACTTGGCGCAAAGATTTCAGGCAGTAAAGAGTTCCGTCTGCTTGCTCCGGTACGGATGAACGTCGTTTGTTTTACGTTGAATGGAAATGTGGATGCGGAAAAGGTCAAAATCTTTTTAGCCAAACTACGTGACGATGGGCGCGTCTTCATGACGCCCACCACGTACCTTGGCTCACCCGGCGTCCGCGCGGCAATCAGCAATTGGCGCACCGAAGACAAGGATGTGGAGATCGCCTGGCGGGCGATGTTGGATTGCGCACGATAA